From one Solanum lycopersicum chromosome 12, SLM_r2.1 genomic stretch:
- the LOC104645079 gene encoding uncharacterized protein: MARGRGRGRGRGRKTPIMTIGSSVGARVEAIELNQQEQVQNEEDSFEDRLSVSSKVSRNLSLNNSLKKEEVHENSDLERFDGENKVDGNGTVIEGVNSNRGKEGKKSKEYKEPWVNMFKNNCAANNRINLTYFPPQIVNGQTMVQLEGKEVHIEEEKWKCALIAYVIGECPGYNTMNRYLLMNWSKVDKPDVFLYEEGYIIKFKSLNDMNEVLFSGSYTISNRPIILKQWCPDFNFENEFLTKILLWVNFPKLPLNCWGVGSLSRIASVIGVPLFVDECTTKQTRTSYSRMLIEVNVTKPIPQKVTVMDPNGRTYMQEVVMEWKPLYCDKCQKIGHQCQSATMEDLPKKRRPWKKVTQTWQYKGPIQQQEWKVKQSKVLEHIEDDNTSFVQEEKQEIEQRGEQEIKQTPDLNLRPNTGTKHLEFSLSNFPMLSAIPMRNGFESLMNSKLASLPVDRGLIETRVKEGNAKATIKSIAPGWRSLNNYKEAANGRIWIIWDESWYDIKLITSSAQMIHCHINERSKGYQFNLTVVYDFNTIEQRKSLWTDLNLLVQSVTHPWLIIGDFNALLSSKDRQDGALVTLNEIKDFAECVKDIGINEIQWKGNYYTYNNKHIGNARISSRIDRALGNDAWMDKWGHVILEYENPGVSDHSSMQLLLHQNYQQVIASFKFFNVWIEHESFLELVEKV; encoded by the exons ATGGCGAGGGGAAGAGGAAGAGGGCGAGGACGAGGCCGGAAAACACCAATAATGACAATTGGTAGCTCAGTTGGAGCTCGAGTTGAAGCAATAGAGTTGAATCAGCAGGAACAAGttcaaaatgaggaagatagTTTTGAAGATAGACTATCAGTGAGTTCTAAAGTTTCTagaaatttgagcttaaacAATTCACTGAAGAAGGAAGAGGTACATGAGAACTCAGATCTGGAACGTTTTGATGGTGAGAACAAGGTGGATGGCAATGGAACAGTAATTGAAGGTGTTAACAGTAATAGAGGTAAAGAAGGGAAGAAGAGTAAGGAATATAAGGAGCCTTGGGTCAATATGTTTAAGAATAATTGTGCAGCTAACAATAGAATAAATTTGACTTATTTCCCTCCACAAATAGTGAATGGGCAAACTATGGTTCAGCTGGAAGGGAAAGAGGTAcatattgaagaagaaaagtggAAATGTGCACTTATAGCTTATGTAATTGGAGAGTGTCCTGGGTATAATACTATGAATAGGTACTTATTGATGAATTGGTCGAAAGTGGATAAGCCTGATGTATTTCTTTATGAAGAAGGATACATAATCAAGTTTAAGAGCCTGAATGACATGAATGAGGTACTATTTTCAGGGTCATACACTATAAGTAATAGGCCTATTATACTGAAGCAATGGTGTcctgattttaattttgaaaatgagtTCTTAACTAAAATACTATTATGGGTTAACTTTCCAAAGTTGCCTCTTAATTGTTGGGGAGTTGGATCTCTGAGTAGAATAGCTAGTGTTATAGGAGTCCCATTATTTGTTGATGAATGTACCACAAAGCAGACAAGAACATCCTATTCTAGAATGCTTATTGAAGTAAATGTTACTAAGCCTATTCCTCAGAAGGTAACAGTTATGGATCCAAATGGTAGAACATATATGCAGGAAGTTGTGATGGAGTGGAAGCCTCTATATTGTGATAAATGTCAGAAGATTGGACACCAATGCCAATCAGCAACAATGGAGGATCTACCAAAGAAGAGAAGGCCATGGAAAAAAGTTACACAGACTTGGCAATATAAAGGTCCAATTCAGCAGCAGGAGTGGAAAGTTAAACAAAGTAAGGTACTAGAGCATATAGAAGATGATAATACTTCCTTTGTGCAGGAGGAGAAACAAGAGATAGAACAAAGAGGAGAACAGGAAATCAAGCAAACACCAGACCTTAATCTAAGGCCTAATACTGGAACTAAGCATCTGGAATTCAGTTTGTCAAATTTTCCTATGTTATCAGCCATACCAATGAGAAATGGATTTGAGAGTCTCATGAATAGCAAGCTTGCTTCACTGCCTGTAGATAGAG GGTTAATTGAAACTAGAGTGAAAGAGGGTAATGCCAAAGCTACAATTAAAAGTATAGCTCCAGGATGGAGGAGTCTGAACAATTATAAGGAGGCTGCAAATGGTAGAATTTGGATTATATGGGATGAAAGTTGGTATGATATCAAGTTAATAACTAGTTCAGCTCAAATGATACATTGCCATATAAATGAAAGAAGTAAAGGTTATCAGTTTAATCTCACAGTGGTATATGATTTTAATACTATAGAGCAGAGGAAAAGCTTATGGACTGATCTGAACTTGCTGGTTCAAAGTGTTACACATCCATGGCTCATAATAGGAGATTTTAATGCTCTTCTGTCATCCAAAGATAGACAAGATGGGGCTCTTGTTACTTTGAATGAGATAAAGGATTTTGCAGAATGTGTTAAGGATATCGGCATTAATGAAATACAATGGAAAGGTAACTACTATACTTACAACAATAAACATATTGGTAATGCTAGAATTTCAAGTAGGATTGATAGAGCCTTGGGGAATGATGCATGGATGGATAAATGGGGTCATGTTATTTTAGAGTATGAGAATCCAGGAGTGTCTGATCATAGCTCAATGCAGTTGTTACTACATCAAAATTATCAACAGGTTATAGCAAGTTTTAAGTTCTTTAATGTATGGATTGAACATGAATCTTTCTTAGAACTGGTGGAGAAAGTGTGA